In one window of Nothobranchius furzeri strain GRZ-AD chromosome 11, NfurGRZ-RIMD1, whole genome shotgun sequence DNA:
- the srd5a1 gene encoding 3-oxo-5-alpha-steroid 4-dehydrogenase 1 has protein sequence MDSLLSRLFSSQEDELYILDLMAYFMVFMAVCTFFSLLFQNVPYGRYASSVYGFPVNVKFAWFIQEMPSLFLPLALVLWTSSAKTSLLPNQLLIAMFLCHYFQRTLIYPFLIRGGKPTPFASFALAFVFCIYNGYMQIRYLSHYAEYPAYWVSHPCFIAGSCLWLVGWLMNIHSDHILRNLRKPGETGYKIPRGGMFQYVSGANFLGEITEWAGFALAAHSIHSSAFAIFTTVVLTSRAMAHHKWYINKFEDYPKSRKALIPFVI, from the exons ATGGACTCTCTTCTTTCCCGGCTCTTCTCCTCGCAGGAGGATGAACTTTACATTTTGGATTTAATGGCGTACTTTATGGTTTTTATGGCAGTCTGCACTTTCTTTAGTTTACTTTTCCAAAACGTCCCGTATGGGCGTTATGCCTCGAGTGTATATGGATTTCCCGTCAACGTGAAGTTCGCCTGGTTCATTCAGGAGATGCCGTCGCTCTTCCTGCCTTTGGCTTTGGTTTTGTGGACATCCTCCGCTAAAACGTCTCTGTTACCAAACCAGCTCCTCATCGCCATGTTTTTGTGCCACTATTTTCAGAG AACCCTCATTTACCCATTTTTAATTCGAGGAGGAAAACCGACTCCGTTTGCCTCCTTTGCCTTGGCATTTGTTTTCTGCATCTATAATGGCTACATGCAGATCAGATACCTGAGCCATTATGCTGAGTATCCTGCTTACTGGGTCTCTCATCCATGCTTCATCGCAG GCTCTTgcctttggttggttggttggctcatGAATATACACTCAGACCACATCTTGAGGAACCTGAGGAAGCCCGGTGAGACTGGCTACAAGATTCCCAGAG GTGGAATGTTTCAGTATGTCTCTGGGGCCAACTTCCTGGGAGAGATAACGGAGTGGGCTGGCTTTGCTCTGGCCGCCCACTCCATTCACAGTTCAGCTTTCGCCATCTTTACCACAGTGGTCCTCACCAGTAGGGCTATGGCTCACCACAA ATGGTACATCAATAAGTTTGAGGACTATCCTAAAAGCAGGAAGGCACTGATTCCGTTTGTGATCTAG